In one window of Helianthus annuus cultivar XRQ/B chromosome 17, HanXRQr2.0-SUNRISE, whole genome shotgun sequence DNA:
- the LOC118489302 gene encoding uncharacterized protein LOC118489302 — protein MKTFMGSRSKSKKIEYPAFTNFTIKVNVKKSWQDTVKSVLKSVQGVTTFRMGDDGSVNISGYIDPVQLLKCLKEAGKNVEMVHWQYGECSNNLFENTEPPANDNGNGPNGAGDYYLHPGYDGYGNGYGYGYGNAYGYDYGYPRFASNYGYKHLECSGNAEDCNGHHAKQPKNSEESSAEQPKSSDKTSFSIPKRIRASGEDLILSENAPKCCKIM, from the exons ATGAAGACATTCATGGGATCTAGATCCAAGTCCAAAAAGATTGAATATCCTGCATTCACG AACTTTACCATCAAGGTGAATGTTAAAAAGTCATGGCAAGATACAGTTAAAAGTGTGTTGAAAAGTGTTCAAG GAGTAACTACCTTCAGAATGGGGGATGACGGGTCGGTTAATATTTCGGGTTACATTGATCCAGTCCAACTTTTGAAATGTCTGAAGGAAGCTGGAAAAAATGTTGAGATGGTGCATTGGCAATATGGAGAATGTTCAAACAATTTGTTTGAAAACACTGAACCACCTGCGAATGACAATGGAAATGGTCCAAACGGAGCGGGGGACTATTACTTACATCCTGGTTATGATGGGTATGGAAACGGTTATGGGTATGGATATGGGAATGCGTATGGGTATGACTATGGTTATCCGAGGTTTGCAAGTAACTATGGCTACAAGCATCTAGAATGTTCGGGGAATGCCGAAGATTGTAATGGACATCACGCAAAACAACCAAAGAATTCAGAGGAATCGTCTGCGGAACAACCAAAGAGTTCTGATAAAACTTCTTTTAGTATTCCAAAAAGGATTCGTGCTTCTGGGGAAGACCTAATATTAAGTGAAAATGCTCCAAAATGCTGCAAGATAATGTGA